The following is a genomic window from Niveispirillum cyanobacteriorum.
TTCATCGCCATGGGCACGACCATGCGCGATTTCATGAATCCCGAATTCATCCTGTTTGGCGTGCATGACCCTGACGCGGCAAAGCGGGCCCAGGAGCTTTACCGCACCCTGACCGACGCCCCCTTTTATGCCACGTCGGTGGAAAATGCGGAGTTGATCAAGGTTTCCTATAACACCTTCATCGGCATGAAGATCGTCTTTGCCAACACGGTGATGGAGATCTGTCACAAGACACCGGGTACAGACGCCGATCAGGTCATGGGGGCGTTGAAGATGGCGGGCCGTCGGCTGATCAGCCCCGCTTATCTGAAAAGCGGCATGGGCGATGGTGGCGGATGCCACCCGCGCGACAATATCGCCATGTCCTGGTTGGCGCGGAGCCTCGACCTAAGCTGCGACTTCTTCGAAGATCTGATGATGGCACGGGAGAATCAGACGGAATTCCTGGCCGATCTGATGTGCCGCCATGCCCTGCCCAAGGTTATCCTGGGTTACAGCTTCAAGGCCGAAACCAACCTGACGACGGGCAGTCCGGCAGTGCTGCTGGCTAATATCATGCGCGAAAGGGGCCATGCCGTGGCCCTGATCGATCCGTTCATTGAGGGGATTCCCAACGATTTTGCCGAAGGTGAAGCACGGGTCTTCCTGCTTGGGGCGGAACATTCCGTTCTCAAGACGCTGAAATTCCCGGCAGGATCCGTGGTGATCGACCCGTGGCGCATGCTGGCGGCGCCGCAGCCTGATATCACCTATATTCCCGTTGGTATCGGCCCGGCTTCGGGGATTTGACACTGTGATCTCATTCGGCTTCGAGAATTATCGGCGGACATCCCAAGGGGGGCATCGGCTGGATATGTCGGGCCAGGCTGAGCAGGCCGGTGTCAGTTATGGCTGGAACTACTGGTTCCCCTACCTGGGGGCCGTGGAACGGCATCGGTATCGTCTGGATAACGCCGCCGATCTGTTGGCACGGGGAGAGCCGTTCATCTTCCCCGTCGAACTGCGCTATGAGATCATCGAGCATCTCTCAAACGCCGATACCAGCCATTTCCTGGACCCCTATGTTCCGCCAGCCGTACTGGCAGGCATCAAGGCTGGACAGGTGACCCTGGTCATAAGCTTCGCCCATGAGGCGCGGCAATTCTTTTACATGCGGTCCCCCGAACAGCAGGTCCGCAATGTCTATGATGACATTGCGGACTTCGTCCGTCGCCATGGTCTGGCACCTCGTCAGGTCTGGCTGTTGACGGGGAATATTCATTTTGAAGGCGAATTGGATCACTGGCGGGCCTTCCGACAGATATCCAGCCTGCCATTCCAGGTCCGTTATGCCGATATCTTCTGTCCCCTTATGAAGGGGATACGGCGCGTCGGCATTGAAGGGGAAACCTACCGTATCCAGGCTGAACTGGCGCCGGCCGCCACGGGCGGGGTGTCATGCCGTTCAGTGGAAATCTTCAAGGCCGGTGTGCCGGCCTCGGTACAGGATTTCTACGGTCGTGCCGATGTCATCCGGGCGACGGAGCCCCCAGACCGCTTGTTCCTATGCATGAACAACGCGCCCCGCACGCACCGTATCCTGGCTTTGGTTATGATGGCACTGGGCGGGCACTTGGATCAAAGCCTCGTCAGTCTCAACATTCAGCATCCAGAGCGGATACGGTACGAAGATCCAACCGTTCAGCATGCCTGGGAGATGGTGCAGCAGCGTATGCCGCTGCGTGTCGATGATGCCCCGTTGGTCGACGCGGCATTGCAACTGAACGGCACCACACAGTTCGATAACTCGACCATGATTGGCATTCATGATGACCGGCCCTATCGGCGGGTGCGGTATAATGTCGTCACGGAAACGGCCTACGATAACGGTTTCTGCTTCATTTCCGAGAAGACCTGGAAGGCCATAATGGCCTGCCGCCCCTTCATCATCATCGGCACCCCCCACACATTGCGGTTCCTGCGCAGCCGTGGCTATCAGACCTTCACTGATCTTTTCGACGAGTCCTATGATGATCTGGTTGAGTTCGGCGACCGCATCATCCGCATCGGCCAGACGATGGGAGCAGTGGCAGCGTTGGATCCGGTCGAGGTACAGGGACGTTTCAATGAGATCCTGCGTCATAATCTGCGCATCTTCGTGGACCAGCCGAGCGATCTGGAAAAAGTTCTGAGTGAAATTGCGGCTGGTTGGAGCTGACGAAACAATCTGATCCTGTGCAATCACAATTGTACCCTTGCACAGGCGCTGTCGGCCCCCTACCTTGGTGTCCATGCGTTTCCTTGCGACCCTTCTGCTGCTGGCGGCATTCCTGATGAATGTCCCTGGGCTTCACGCCCGGGACCTGTCGCATAGCCATGACCAGACAGGGCATACGCAGATGCTGGCCGGGGCTGATCATGCGCCCGCCGGCAAATTGTCCATGGATTGCCACCACGAGTGCAGCCACATCCATGTGGCCGACCGCGCCCGCGCCGCGCGGGTGGTGGAACCCGTGGTGTGGGGCGTGACCGCCTATCCGGCTGAAGCCCTGCTGCTGCCGGAAACTGCTGACCCCACGCTTCCCGACGAACCCCCGCGCGCCTGACGAACCGATCACCCTCGCCGTCGCCCTGACCGGGCGGCCTGGTATCTGTTCGTCATTCGCGGAGTATTCATGCGGCTGCATCATGCGGTCGCCCTGGCGATTTCCATCGCCGGGGCCCCGGCGGCATGGGCGCAAACCACGCCCGCCGCCACCCCCACCCTGACTTCAACACTGTTCCCCAAACAGGCCCTTCTGACCCCTGACACCGCCATCGCGCTGGCTCTTGAACATGCGCCGCGTGGTGCGGCGGCGCGTGCCCGGCTGGATGCCGCCGGCGGGGCCGTCGATCAGGCTAACACCAGCCCCAATCCGGAGATCGGGTTCGAGCTGGAGAATTTTTCCGGCTCCGGCCCCTATCGTGATTTCCGCGCGTCGGAGCGCACCTACAGCCTGTCGCAGACCATCGAACTGGGCGGTAAACGCGGGCGACGCACCGATGCCGCCCGTGCCGCCCGCGACGGGGCGGCCGCCGACCTGACACTGGCCCGGCTGGATCTGGCGCGCGATGTGCGCCTTGCCTTGTCGGAGGCGGTGGCAGCATCGCGGCAGGTGGCCCTGGCCCAGGATGGCCTGCGCCTTGCCGTGGCGGTACAAGACACCATCAAGGCGCGGGTGGAGGCTGGGCGGGAGGCACCGATCCAGGCATCGCGCGCCGATATCACGCGGCGGCAGGCGCAGTTGGCCCTGGATCAGGCCAACCGCCGCCTGACCATCGCGCGGCAGGCGCTGGCCGGCCTGACCGGTCTGTCACCCGCCGCGCTGGCCCTGGACGAAGGCTGGTTCACCCGGATCGACACCGATGATGCGGCAGCCAGCGGTGATGGGGCCGACCTGCGCCGGCGTCAGGCCGATGTGGCGCGCGGGCGGGCGGAATTGTCGGTGGAACAGGCCAAGGCGATCCCCGACGTCACCCTGTCTGCGGGCTTCCGGCAGTTCCGAGAGGATGGGGAGAATGCCTTCCTGGTCGGCGTGTCGGTGCCCATCCCGATCTTTGACAGCAACCGGGGCGGCATCGCAAAGGCGCGGGCCGAATTGGTCGCGGCGGAGGCCGATCTGGCCGCCGAACGCATCGACCTGGACCGCCGCGCCCATGCCGCCCGCGCCAATCTGGCGGCTGCCCGCGACACGGCCCGCACGCTTCAGGACAGCATCATCCCCACCGCCGAACAGGCCTTCGGTCTGGCCAATGAAGGCTATGCCCAGGGCAAGTTCGCCTATCTGGAGGTGCTGGAGGCACAGCGCACGCTGGTCGATGCACGCACCGATCTGATCAACGCCCTGCAGGGCTTCCACGACGCGCGGGCCGAGCTTGACCGGCTGACCGCCCCGGACATTGAGGTGTCCCCATGAACATCACGAAAAAACATGTCCTGATCGGCGTCTCCGCCATCGCCCTGTTGCTGGCCGGCGGCTTTGCCGTCAAAAGCTTCACCAGCACCCCGAAGCTGGTGGTCGCCAAGGCCGGTGACGGCCATGACCATGGCGAGGGAGAGGAGCATGAGGAGGAAGGCGGTGCGATCCGTATGGACGCCGCCACTATCACCCGCTCCAAGATCACGCTGGTTGAGGCTGGCCCCGCGCCCGTGTCCCGCGACATCCGCGTCACGGGCACGGTGGTCGCGGATGCGGACAAGATGGTGCATGTCACCCTGCGCGTGTCCGGTATCGTGACGGAGGTGCATAAGCGCCTGGGCGAGCCGGTTTTGCCGGGCGATGTGCTGCTGGTGCTGGACAGCCGCGATCTGGCCGACGCCAAGGCGGAATATCTGTCGGCCTTGCGCCAGAACACATTGGCCGCCACCACCCTCTCGCGTGAAGAGGGGCTGTGGCGCAAGCAGGTGTCGGCGGAGCAGGATTACCTGACCGCCCGCGCCGCCGCCGAAACCGCCGCCATCGCCCTGGCCGCCGCCAAGCAGCGCCTGACGGTGCTGGGCCTGTCGCCTGCGGAAATCGCCGGTCTGGACAAGCAGCCCTTCAGCCTGGGCCGGCTGGAGGTCCGTTCCCCCATCGCCGGCCGCGTCATCGGGCGGGAGGCTGTGCGCGGTGAGTTACTGGCGGCGGAAAAGGAAGTGTTCTCCGTCGCCGACCTGTCCAGCGTCTGGGTCGAACTGCCCGTCTATGCCGCCGACCTGCCGGCCGTGAAGGAGGGCCAACCTGTCAGCCTGACCGGCCAGGGTGGGCGCAGTGCGGAGGGCAAGGTGGTCGCCGCCGGTGCGACCCTGGACCCGCAGACAGGGGCCGCGCGTGTCGTGGCCGCCCTGGATAATGGCGATGGCGAATGGCGCCCGGGCGATTTCGGGTCTGGCAGCATCCAGGCGGGCGGGGAGATGGCGGACATCGCCGTCCCTGCCAGCGCCTTGCAGGTGCTGAACGGCGATAATGTCGTCTTCGTGCGCAATGCGGAGGGTTTTGAGCCGCGTGTGGTGGAGGTCGGGCGGCGCAACAGCCGCTTTGCCGAGATCACCTTCGGCCTGTTCCCCGGTGAACAGGTGGCGACGGGCAATACCTTCCTGCTGAAGGCCGAGGCCTCGCGTGGGGAAGCCTCCCACAGCCATGCGCATTGACGGGAGGGGATGATGATCGAACCCATCCTGTCCTTCGCCATCCGGCGCCGCGTGCTGGTGGTGCTGCTGGTGGCGGTATTGGCGGCGTTCGGCCTGCGGTCGCTGCTGCACCTGCCCATCGATGCCGTTCCCGACATCACCAACAATCAGATCCAGATCACGACGCTGGCCCCCGCCCTGTCACCGTTCGAGGTGGAACAGCAGGTGACCTACCCCGTCGAAACGGCCCTGGCCGGGATCGCGGGGCTGGAGGATACCCGCTCCATCTCCGTCAATGGCCTGTCGCAGGTGACGGCCATCTTTGAAGAAAAGGTCGATATCTATTTCGCCCGGCAACAGGTGGCCGAACGGCTGGGCGAGGCGCGCGACCGTCTGCCCCCCGGCCTGACGCCCACCATGGGCCCGATCTCCACGGGCCTGGGCGAGGTCTATATGTGGACCGTCGAATATGCGCCCTTTGACGCCAAGAAGGCCAAGGCCGGTGCCGCCGGTTGGCAGCCCGACGGGTCCTACCTGACGCCCGAGGGTGAACGCCTGACGACCGAGGTGGAACGGGCCACCTATCTGCGCACTGTCCAGGACTGGATTGTGGCCCCGCAGATGAAGGGCGTGCGCGGCGTGGCCGGGATCGACACGATCGGCGGCCATGTCCGGCAGTTCCATGTCTTGCCCGACCCGGCCCGGCTGGTCAGCTTCGGCCTGACCTTCGCTGATCTGGGGGCGGCGCTGGAACGCGCCAATCAGAGTTTGGGTGCGGGCCAGATGGAGCGGAACGGGGAGCTGTTCATCGTCCGCTCCGACGGTCGCATCTCCACCGCCGAACAGATTGCCAGCACCGTCATCGCCACGCGCGGCGGCGTGCCCGTGCGCCTGTCCGATGTGGCGACGGTACAGACGGGCCAGGAACTGCGGACGGGCTCTGCCAGCGAGAATGGCCGCGAGGTGGTGGTGGGTACGGCCCTGATGCTGATCGGGCAGAACAGCCGTACTGTTGCCGATGCGGTGGATACCAAGCTCCAGGATATCCGCCGCTCCCTGCCCGCCGACATCATGGCCAAGACGGTGCTGGACCGCACCGATCTGGTGAATGCCACCATCAAGACGGTGGCCAAGAACCTGACTGAGGGCGCGCTTCTGGTCATCGCGGTTCTGTTCGGGCTGCTGGGCAATATCCGCGCGGCCCTGATCACGGCTCTGGTCATTCCCGTCACCATGCTGATGACGGCGACCGGCATGCTGGAAGCCGGTGTCAGTGCCAATCTGATGAGCCTGGGCGCCTTGGATTTCGGCCTGATCGTCGACGGGGCCGTGATCATCGCCGAAAACTGCCTGCGCCGGCTGGGTGAAAGGCAGCATCATCTGGGCCGTGTCCTGACCTTGAATGAACGGCTGGTGGAGGTGATGGAGGCATCAAAGGAGATGATCCAGCCCTCGGTCTATGGGCAGGCCATCATCATCACTGTCTATCTGCCGCTGCTGACCTTCACGGGGGTCGAGGGCAAGATGTTCGAGCCGATGGCGCTGACCGTGATCATCGCCCTGGTTGCGGCCTTCATCCTGTCGCTGACCCTGGTCCCCGCCCTGATCGCCCTGTTCGTGTCGGGCCGGGTTGAGGAAAAGGAAAATGCCATCATCCGCCGGGCCGGCGACTGGTACCGCCCCTGGCTGGACCAGGCGCTGGGCGCACCGGTCAAGGCGGCGGGCTTCGCTGCGGCCCTGTTCGGCCTGTCGCTGCTGCTGTTCACGCAGTTGGGGCAGGAATTCATCCCGCAGTTGGATGAGGGCGATGTGGCGCTGAACGCGTTCCGCATCCCCAGCACCAGCCTGCCCCAAGCCACCGAACAGCAGCTTGACATCGAAAAGGCCGTCGCCGCCTTCCCGGAAGTGGCCTTCGCCTTTTCCAAGACGGGCACAGCGGAGATCGGGACGGACGTGATGCCGCCCGGCATTTCCCACATGTTCGTGATGCTGAAGCCGCGCGATGAATGGCCCGATCCCGGCTTGTCCAAGGCGGAACTGGTAGAGCGGCTGGAAAAGGCCGTGGGCAGCCTGCCGGGCCAGGTGTACGAGGTCAGCCAGCCCATCCAGCTTCGCTTCAACGAATTGCTGGCCGGGGTGCGCGGCGATGTCGCCATCAAGGTGTTTGGCGATGATTTCGATACGTTGCTGACCACCGCCAACCAGATCGCCGCTGTCATCCAGACAGTGCCGGGGGCGGCGGATGTGCGGGCTGAACAGGTGTCGGGGGCGTCCTTTCTGAATGTGGAGGTCGACCGCGACCGGGCGTCCCGCTTCGGCCTGTCGGTGGCGGATGTGCAAGACGTGCTGGCCATCGCCGTCGGCGGGCGGGAAGCGGGGCTGGTCTATCAGGGTGACCGCCGCTTCGACATCCTGGTCCGCCTGCCCGACGCCTTGCGAAACGACCCCGACGCGCTGGCGACCCTGCCGATCCCCCTGACAGAGGGGCGGACGGTGCCGCTGGGCGAGGTGGCAAGCATTCGCTTCGCCGAAGGGCCGAACCAGATCAGCCGGGAGAATGGCAAGCGCCGCATCGTGGTGCAGGCCAATGTCCGGGGCCGCGATATCGGGTCCTTCGTGGCCGAGGCGCAGGAAAAGCTGGCGGCCCAGGTTGCGGTGCCCGCCGGTTACTGGGTCACCTGGGGCGGGCAGTTCGAAAACCTGATCGCGGCGCGCGACCGGCTGATGATCGTGGTGCCGGCCTGTTTTGCCCTGATCTTCCTGCTGCTCTACAGCGCACTGGGCTCCGCCCGCGATGCCGTTCTGGTGTTCAGCGGCGTACCGCTGGCGCTGACGGGCGGCATCCTGGCGCTGTATCTGCGGGGTATGCCGTTCTCCATCTCCGCCGCGGTCGGCATGATCGCGCTGTCGGGCATCGCCGTGCTGAACGGGCTGGTCATGCTGTCCTTCATCCGGCAATTGCGGCTGAAGGGCATGGCGCTGGATCAGGCGGTGCGGGAAGGGGCAATGACGCGCCTGCGGCCCGTGTTGATGACGGCCCTGGTGGCCAGCCTGGGCTTCGTGCCCATGGCCTTGTCCACCTCTGTCGGGGCGGAGGTGCAGCGGCCCATCGCCACCGTCGTCATTGGCGGCCTGATCACCGCCACCCTGCTGACCCTGATCCTGCTGCCGGCGCTTTACCGCCGGTTCGCGGCCCCCATCCAGCCCAGCGAAGACAATCTTGCCGAAGGGAGAGTGTCATGAAGCGCCTGTTGCCCGTCCTATTCCTGGCCGTGGCGTTGACTGCCTGTACCCAGGGACCGCGTGATCTACCGCGCATTGCCGATGCGGCTTGTCCCAGCGGGGAACGGTTCGTCCGCCCCCACACTGTCCTGCACGGCAATGACGGCGTGCGCGCCCATGCCGACGGCCATGACTGCACACCGTCCAAGTAAAGATAGAGGAGAAACATCATGTTGAAGCCGTTCCTGACCGCCGCCCTGATCACGCTGCTGCCCCTGTCCGGGGCCGTGGCTGCCGAAAAGGGCCAAGATCACAGCCATGGCGAGGCCGAAAAGGGCAAGCATGGCGGCATCGTGCAGGATGTGGCAGGGGTGGAGGCCGAACTGGTCGTCACGCCCGGCACCGTCGCCGTCTATCTGTCCAACCATGGCACCGCCGTCCTCTCGCCGGATGGTGCCATGGGCAGCGTTCTGCTGACACAGGGGGCGACCCGTGTCGGCACCATCGCCCTGAAACCGGCGGGTGACCGTCTGGAAGGCAAGGGCGAGGTGCCCGCAGGTGCGGATATCGTGCTGAGCCTGCGCACCAGGGACGGTAAGACTGGCCAGGCGAAATACGAACTGGGCGGCCACGCGCACTGACCGCCGGTTGGGGTGGCCTGATGCTAGGCCACCCCGATCATCTTCAAATCCGCGTCAAGCACCGATAGCTGCGTTTCGGCTGGCCAGCGCTCGGGGTCAAAGAAGGCTTGGCTGGCCATGCCATAGATGGTGACCAGCAGCCGCCGTGCCCCTTCCTTGGCGGCATCCTCCGCAAGCCCGCGTTCCATCAACAGGCTGGTCACGCGCGCTGTGATCTGCCGGGACCGCACCTGCTGTTCGGCAGACAGGGTGTGGTCGGCGATGGCCATGGTCCAGAAGGCGAACCAGACCAACCAGTCACGCCGCTGTTCGGCATTCAGCGGCAGCAGGGCAGCCAAATAAGGCCTTATCGGGCCGCCGCCGGCTTCCAGTGCGCCCTCCATCCGCTGGTGCGCGCGCAGGACCGTGGCGCGGTAGGTGTAGAACAGCAGTTCCACCTTGGACGCGAAATAATGGCTGACGATGGCCGTGCTGTATCCGGCGGCCTGCGCCACCTCGCGCACGGTCACCGCCTCGATCCCCGCCTTGGCGACAAGGTCCGCCGTCACTTCCGCCACGGCGCGTCGACGCGCCTCGTGATCCACCACGGCCGGCATTGCTTTTCCTATAACATACGTTATAAATAACAACCGTTATATAACGGGCGTCAGGCCATCATGCCGCGCGGGAGGAAAAGATGGAAGGGCCGGGGATGGAATTGGCAGACGTGATTGTGCTGGGCAGCGGGGCCGCCGGTCTGGTGGCGGCCCTGGCCGCATCCGATGCCGGCGCACGGGTGCTGCTGCTGGAAAAGGCGGGTGCCATTGGCGGCACCACGGCCCTGTCCGGCGGCGTCTTCTGGCTGCCCGCCAACCATTTCGCGGGCGATCGCGACAGTCGGGAACAGGCGCTCTCCTATCTGGATGCCCTGTCGCTGGGCCTGATCGATCCCGTCATGGCGGAAACTTATGTGGACTCGGTGCCCGCTCTGGTCGACTGGCTGTCGGGGCCGGTGGGGATGGAGATCAGGTTGGTGGAGGGGTTTCCCGATTACCATCCCGAACATCAAGGCGGCATGCCCGATGGCGGCCGGTCGCTGGAACCCGGACCCTTTGCCATGCCATCCCTAGGGGGCTGGGCCGACCGCGTGCTGCGCGGGCGGGCCAATCCCTGGACCATGATCGGCGAACGCCCGCGCGGTGACGGCAGCGGCGGCGTGGATGCGGCCACCATTCAGGCGCGCCGTGCCGCCGGTATCGAATGCTGTGGCCGCGCCCTGGTCGGCTGGCTGTTGAAGGCCTGCCTGGACCGGGGCATCGAACCACGCCTGAACCAGACCGTCACCGACCTTGTGCGCGATGAGACGGGCCGGGTGACGGGCGTGTGCTGCGGTGAGGTCACGATCAATGCCCGGCGCGGGGTGATCATCGCGACCGGCGGCTTTGAATGGGACCGTGATCTGGCGCGCGATTTCCTGCGCGGCCCCATCGGCCATCTGCCCACGGCCCGCACCTGCACCGGCGATGGGCTGCGCATGGCCATGCGGGCGGGTGCGGCCCTGACCAATATGGCGGAGGCCTGGTGGGTGCCCACCATCGCCTGGGGTGGGGAGGAGGCGGGTGACGATCCGACCCGCCATTTCCTGCTGCTGCGGGAACGCACCCTGCCAGGGTCTATCATGGTCAATGCCAAGGGCCGGCGCTTTGCCAATGAGGCGACGAACTACAATGCGTTTGGCGCTGTCCTGCATGCCTTTGATCCCGTCGGCTTCACCTATGCCAATCAGCCCTGCTGGCTGATCTTCTGCCAGACCTATCTGGACCGCTACGGTTTCTTCGGGCTGACGCCCGGTGCCGTGGCCCCGGACTGGATCACGCGTGCCGACAATGTGCCGGACCTTGCTCACCGCCTCGGCCTACCCGCCGATACCCTGGCCGACACGGTGGCCGGCTGGAACCGGATGATGGAAGGCGGACAGGATACGGATTTCGGCCGGGGGACCAGCGCCTATGACGGTTGGAACGGCGATGTCGACCGTCCCGCCGGTCCTGCCCGTACCCTGGGGCCGCTGGATCGCGGGCCCTTCTATGCCGTGCCGGTGCATGCCAGCACGCTGGGCACCAAGGGCGGGCCGAAGACGGACCGCGACGGGGCCGTCCTGGACCTGTCGGGTCAGCCAATCCAAGGCCTGTATGCCGCCGGCAATGCTATGGGCGGGGTGACGGGCAAGGTTTATGGCGGGGCGGGCGGCACCTTGGGCCCCGCCATGATCTTCGGCTGGCGCGCGGGCCGTGCGGCGGCCCGGTCGAATGCGCGATAAGGGAGGGCAGACCATGACCAACCATTACCCGCACTTGTTCCGCCCCCTGACCATCGGGTCCATGAAGCTGCGCAACCGCGTGATGCTGCCACCCCATGCCAGTGCCGTGGGCAATTTGTGGGGCACGGAAGCAGAGGCGGCGCGCAACATTGCCTATTGGGCATCGCGCGCCCGCGCCGGGGCCGGTTGGATCGACGGGATCACAGGCTTTGTCGAAAACCGGATGCCGCCGGGGTTTGAGCCCACGGGCGTGGGGGCCATGAAGAACGGCGTCTTCCGCCTGCCGCATTATCTGGAAAGGGCCGGTGCCTATGCGGCGGCGGTAAAGGCGGAAGGGGCGGTGGCGACCACGCAACTGGTGATCCAGGGCGGCATGCCGCACGGGCCCAGTGCGCGGCTTTCCGGCCCCCTGATCCATCAGGTGCCCCACGCCCTGGACCGGGATGAAATCCGCTGGTTTGTGCAGGAATACCGTTTCTCAGCCTCCCAGGCGCAGAAGGCGGGGCTGGACGGGGTGGAGATCCACGCCAACCATGACGATCTGATGGAATGGTTCCTGTCGCCCCTGACCAACCGGCGCGAGGATGAATATGGCGGTTCCTTCGCCAACCGCCTGCGCTTTATCACGGAAATCCTGACCGAGATCCGGGACGCGACGGGACCAGGCTTCACCGTCGGCATCCGCATGAACATGGCAGAAGGTGAGCCGGGCGGGTACGACCTGCTGGGTGGGGCGGCCATTGCCGGGCGACTGGCCGATGCCAAGCTCGTGGACTATGTGCATCTGGTGATGGGCAGCCCCTGGGGCGATCCCTCCTACATTCAGCCGCACCATTACCCTGCCGGCGGCTGGGCTGACCATGCTGCTGTCTATCGCCGGTCTCTATCCATCCCCATCGTCTATACGGGGCGCATCATAGGGCCGGACGTGGCGGAACGGGCGCTGGCAGAGGGACATGCCGATGTGGTGGGCATGGCACGCGCGCATTTCGCCGATGGCGACTTGCTGGCCAAGGCACGCGAAGGCAGGGCTGCCGATATCCGGCCCTGCATCGGCTGCAATGAATGTATCAGCCGCCGCTATGTCGAGAACCTGCCCTTCGCCTGCGCCGTCAATCCCGATGCGGGGCGGGAGGTGGAGGGGCCGCTGCCCCGCGTGGCGGTGAGAAAACGCCTGCTGGTGGTGGGTGGCGGTCCGGCGGGCCTGGAACTGGCGGTGCGCGCTGCCGAACGCGGACACAAAGTGACCTTGTGGGAGGCCGCCGACCGGCTGGGCGGACAGGTGCGGCTGGCGGCCTTGCTGCCCACGCAGGAGGGGTTCCTGGGCTGGATCAATCATCTGTCCCGGCGCCTGGATCAGTTGGACGTGCATGTCCATCGCGGGCGCCGGGCCACGGTGGAATCCGTGTTGGCGGAAGGCATGGACATGGTGGCGGTGGCCACCGGCGCCGTCGCCCGCCGCCCCGATATCAAGGGCCTGGACCTGCCCTTCGTGCATGATATGCGCGATGTCCTGACCGACCGGGCCGCACTGGGCCGGCGGGTGCATATCATCGTGCAGGATGATCATTCCGCCCCGCTGGCTCTGGCCGACCTGCTGGCGCAGCGCGGGCATGTGGTGACCATGCTGTACCAGACGCCGGGGCCAGCACCGCTTGTGGGGCGCTATACGCTGGGCGCGTTCCTGGCCCGGCTGTCGCGCGGCGGCGTGATGTTCCGCCATCAGGTGCAGGCCATGGCCATCGAGCCAGGCCGCATCCGCCTGCGCAATGTCTTTTCCTTCAAGGAGGAGATGGCCGACGGGGTGGACAGCGTGGTTCTGGCTTGCGGGTCGGTGGCCGATGCCGGGCTTTATAACGAGTTGAAAGGCCAGCAGGCCAACCTGCATCTGCTGGGCGACGCCTTCGCCCCCCGCCGCATCGTCTTTGCCACCCAGCAGGCCTATGCGTTGGCAGCCACGCTGTAGACCAACTTGGCGGGAAGGGGGACGGGGGGTATAAGCGGGGCCGTTAACCCCGGATCGCACAGACATGACTGCCATCGCCGTTGCCGCCCTTTACCGTTTCCAC
Proteins encoded in this region:
- a CDS encoding nucleotide sugar dehydrogenase; translated protein: MKVGFVGLGKLGMPCAVAMAMKGHDVMGFDINAAAMTKDPRPYRETGPDGVEPFDPYLAASSVRFGSLAELADHSDIIFVAVQTPHDPRYEGVTRIPPERVDFNYDHLVSALRDLAPHVKRPTAVVVISTVLPGTVRRHIFPVINHHMRICYNPFFIAMGTTMRDFMNPEFILFGVHDPDAAKRAQELYRTLTDAPFYATSVENAELIKVSYNTFIGMKIVFANTVMEICHKTPGTDADQVMGALKMAGRRLISPAYLKSGMGDGGGCHPRDNIAMSWLARSLDLSCDFFEDLMMARENQTEFLADLMCRHALPKVILGYSFKAETNLTTGSPAVLLANIMRERGHAVALIDPFIEGIPNDFAEGEARVFLLGAEHSVLKTLKFPAGSVVIDPWRMLAAPQPDITYIPVGIGPASGI
- a CDS encoding efflux RND transporter periplasmic adaptor subunit yields the protein MNITKKHVLIGVSAIALLLAGGFAVKSFTSTPKLVVAKAGDGHDHGEGEEHEEEGGAIRMDAATITRSKITLVEAGPAPVSRDIRVTGTVVADADKMVHVTLRVSGIVTEVHKRLGEPVLPGDVLLVLDSRDLADAKAEYLSALRQNTLAATTLSREEGLWRKQVSAEQDYLTARAAAETAAIALAAAKQRLTVLGLSPAEIAGLDKQPFSLGRLEVRSPIAGRVIGREAVRGELLAAEKEVFSVADLSSVWVELPVYAADLPAVKEGQPVSLTGQGGRSAEGKVVAAGATLDPQTGAARVVAALDNGDGEWRPGDFGSGSIQAGGEMADIAVPASALQVLNGDNVVFVRNAEGFEPRVVEVGRRNSRFAEITFGLFPGEQVATGNTFLLKAEASRGEASHSHAH
- a CDS encoding TolC family protein, giving the protein MRLHHAVALAISIAGAPAAWAQTTPAATPTLTSTLFPKQALLTPDTAIALALEHAPRGAAARARLDAAGGAVDQANTSPNPEIGFELENFSGSGPYRDFRASERTYSLSQTIELGGKRGRRTDAARAARDGAAADLTLARLDLARDVRLALSEAVAASRQVALAQDGLRLAVAVQDTIKARVEAGREAPIQASRADITRRQAQLALDQANRRLTIARQALAGLTGLSPAALALDEGWFTRIDTDDAAASGDGADLRRRQADVARGRAELSVEQAKAIPDVTLSAGFRQFREDGENAFLVGVSVPIPIFDSNRGGIAKARAELVAAEADLAAERIDLDRRAHAARANLAAARDTARTLQDSIIPTAEQAFGLANEGYAQGKFAYLEVLEAQRTLVDARTDLINALQGFHDARAELDRLTAPDIEVSP
- a CDS encoding efflux RND transporter permease subunit; protein product: MMIEPILSFAIRRRVLVVLLVAVLAAFGLRSLLHLPIDAVPDITNNQIQITTLAPALSPFEVEQQVTYPVETALAGIAGLEDTRSISVNGLSQVTAIFEEKVDIYFARQQVAERLGEARDRLPPGLTPTMGPISTGLGEVYMWTVEYAPFDAKKAKAGAAGWQPDGSYLTPEGERLTTEVERATYLRTVQDWIVAPQMKGVRGVAGIDTIGGHVRQFHVLPDPARLVSFGLTFADLGAALERANQSLGAGQMERNGELFIVRSDGRISTAEQIASTVIATRGGVPVRLSDVATVQTGQELRTGSASENGREVVVGTALMLIGQNSRTVADAVDTKLQDIRRSLPADIMAKTVLDRTDLVNATIKTVAKNLTEGALLVIAVLFGLLGNIRAALITALVIPVTMLMTATGMLEAGVSANLMSLGALDFGLIVDGAVIIAENCLRRLGERQHHLGRVLTLNERLVEVMEASKEMIQPSVYGQAIIITVYLPLLTFTGVEGKMFEPMALTVIIALVAAFILSLTLVPALIALFVSGRVEEKENAIIRRAGDWYRPWLDQALGAPVKAAGFAAALFGLSLLLFTQLGQEFIPQLDEGDVALNAFRIPSTSLPQATEQQLDIEKAVAAFPEVAFAFSKTGTAEIGTDVMPPGISHMFVMLKPRDEWPDPGLSKAELVERLEKAVGSLPGQVYEVSQPIQLRFNELLAGVRGDVAIKVFGDDFDTLLTTANQIAAVIQTVPGAADVRAEQVSGASFLNVEVDRDRASRFGLSVADVQDVLAIAVGGREAGLVYQGDRRFDILVRLPDALRNDPDALATLPIPLTEGRTVPLGEVASIRFAEGPNQISRENGKRRIVVQANVRGRDIGSFVAEAQEKLAAQVAVPAGYWVTWGGQFENLIAARDRLMIVVPACFALIFLLLYSALGSARDAVLVFSGVPLALTGGILALYLRGMPFSISAAVGMIALSGIAVLNGLVMLSFIRQLRLKGMALDQAVREGAMTRLRPVLMTALVASLGFVPMALSTSVGAEVQRPIATVVIGGLITATLLTLILLPALYRRFAAPIQPSEDNLAEGRVS